In Streptomyces sp. NBC_01717, one DNA window encodes the following:
- a CDS encoding DedA family protein, whose protein sequence is MHIQEWLETVPAVSVYVLVGVVIGLESLGIPLPGEIVLVSAALLAAGHSGINPVILGACASAGAIIGDSIGYAIGRRGGRPLLAWLGGKFPKHFGADQIAMAERSFQKWGMWAVFFGRFVALLRIFAGPLAGVLRMPYWKFLIANVLGGIVWAGGTTAVIYSVGVVAEAWLKRFSWLGLVVAVLIGLTSMLVLKSRAKKAAAQSGERTAAEAETVPAAD, encoded by the coding sequence TTGCACATCCAGGAGTGGCTGGAGACAGTCCCCGCGGTCAGCGTGTACGTCCTGGTGGGCGTCGTCATCGGTCTGGAGAGCCTGGGCATTCCGCTGCCCGGTGAGATCGTCCTCGTCAGCGCGGCACTGCTGGCCGCCGGGCACAGCGGCATCAATCCGGTGATCCTCGGTGCCTGCGCCTCCGCCGGAGCGATCATCGGGGACTCGATCGGGTACGCCATCGGGCGCAGGGGCGGCCGGCCGCTGCTCGCCTGGCTCGGCGGCAAGTTCCCCAAACACTTCGGTGCGGACCAGATCGCCATGGCGGAGCGGTCGTTCCAGAAGTGGGGTATGTGGGCGGTGTTCTTCGGCCGCTTCGTCGCACTGCTGCGCATCTTCGCCGGACCGCTGGCCGGCGTCCTGCGGATGCCGTACTGGAAGTTCCTGATCGCCAATGTGCTCGGCGGCATCGTCTGGGCGGGCGGCACCACGGCCGTCATCTACTCGGTGGGAGTTGTCGCCGAGGCCTGGCTGAAGCGTTTCTCCTGGCTCGGACTGGTGGTCGCGGTGCTGATCGGGCTGACCTCGATGCTGGTCCTCAAGAGCCGCGCCAAGAAGGCGGCGGCGCAGTCCGGGGAGCGCACCGCAGCCGAAGCGGAAACGGTGCCGGCGGCGGACTGA
- a CDS encoding RNA ligase 1 family protein, with the protein MNKIPTMFVRDFATRPARVLPEVTLGCEWVLAGEGRATRKYDGTCVMLDEAGDWWARREVRPGKPPPPNYVVISTDDATGKTVGWEPIGQSSFAKFHAEAVRNIGPCEGITGTFELVGPKINGNPERSDLHRLVEHALARDVAVPELTFEGIRSAALALATADGCEGIVWHHPDGRMAKIKARDFTPDRP; encoded by the coding sequence ATGAACAAGATTCCCACTATGTTCGTCCGCGACTTCGCCACTCGCCCCGCGCGCGTGCTGCCGGAGGTGACGCTCGGCTGCGAGTGGGTGCTCGCCGGGGAGGGGCGCGCGACCCGCAAGTACGACGGCACGTGCGTGATGCTCGACGAAGCAGGCGATTGGTGGGCACGGCGCGAGGTGAGACCCGGCAAGCCACCGCCGCCGAACTACGTGGTCATCTCCACCGACGACGCAACCGGAAAGACGGTCGGCTGGGAACCGATCGGTCAGTCTTCATTCGCGAAGTTCCACGCAGAGGCGGTCCGGAACATCGGACCCTGCGAGGGGATCACCGGGACCTTCGAACTGGTCGGCCCGAAGATCAACGGAAACCCGGAACGCAGTGACCTCCATCGCCTTGTCGAGCATGCCCTCGCGCGGGACGTCGCCGTGCCGGAGCTGACCTTCGAGGGCATCCGGAGCGCCGCGCTGGCCCTGGCCACGGCCGACGGGTGCGAGGGAATCGTCTGGCACCACCCCGACGGGCGGATGGCGAAGATCAAGGCGCGTGACTTCACCCCGGACCGGCCATGA
- a CDS encoding gamma carbonic anhydrase family protein — protein MAEQALITGLGGHEPDIDVAAFTAPTSVVIGEVTMAAGSSAWYQAVLRADCAPITIGTDSNIQDNCSVHADPGFPVTVGERVSVGHNAVLHGCTVENDVLVGMGATVLNGAHIGAGSLIAAQALVPPGMRVPPGSLVAGVPAKVKRELTEEELEGIKFNAVGYVELAKAHRQAHQD, from the coding sequence ATGGCAGAGCAGGCGTTGATCACGGGCTTGGGCGGCCACGAACCGGACATCGACGTGGCGGCCTTCACCGCACCGACGTCCGTCGTGATCGGCGAGGTCACCATGGCCGCGGGCTCCAGCGCCTGGTACCAGGCGGTGCTGCGGGCCGACTGCGCTCCCATCACCATCGGTACCGACAGCAACATCCAGGACAACTGCAGCGTCCATGCCGACCCCGGGTTCCCCGTCACGGTCGGCGAGCGCGTCTCGGTCGGCCACAACGCCGTACTGCACGGCTGCACCGTCGAGAACGACGTCCTGGTCGGCATGGGGGCCACGGTTCTCAATGGGGCGCACATCGGCGCCGGGTCGCTGATCGCCGCTCAGGCACTGGTCCCGCCGGGGATGCGGGTGCCGCCCGGTTCGCTCGTCGCGGGCGTGCCGGCCAAGGTCAAGCGCGAGCTGACCGAGGAGGAGCTCGAGGGCATCAAGTTCAACGCAGTGGGCTACGTCGAGCTGGCCAAGGCGCACCGCCAGGCGCACCAGGACTGA
- a CDS encoding patatin-like phospholipase family protein yields the protein MADIALVLGAGGVTGSAWETGILYGLAEAGTDLSTADLIIGSSAGAVVGAQLASGLGLPELYARQLADPQGETGGRLGTATLMRYARAVLTAGTPEAYGRKLARMAREARTGITAADRRALIASRLLTPEWPERQLRITAVHATTGELHTFDRDSGVPLADAVTASCAVPAVWPVATIDGQDWIDGGVYSPANAHLAAGCERVVVIAPTATGNKVIVSPRSQATDLEARGARVAVITPDAAARKAFGRNPLDPSRRAAAARAGLAQSATYTEKVAAVLSG from the coding sequence ATGGCAGACATTGCACTGGTGCTCGGAGCCGGCGGCGTCACCGGAAGCGCGTGGGAGACCGGGATCCTGTACGGACTCGCCGAGGCGGGTACGGACCTGTCCACCGCCGACCTCATCATCGGCAGCTCCGCCGGGGCCGTCGTCGGCGCCCAGCTCGCCTCCGGACTCGGCCTCCCGGAACTGTACGCCCGCCAGCTCGCCGATCCGCAGGGCGAGACCGGTGGCAGGCTCGGCACGGCCACGCTCATGCGCTACGCCCGGGCCGTGCTGACCGCGGGAACCCCCGAGGCGTACGGGCGGAAGCTGGCCCGAATGGCGCGGGAGGCCCGGACCGGAATCACCGCCGCCGATCGGCGGGCTCTGATCGCGAGCAGGCTGCTGACGCCCGAGTGGCCCGAGCGGCAGCTGCGCATCACCGCCGTCCACGCGACCACCGGGGAACTCCACACGTTCGACAGGGACAGCGGTGTCCCGCTCGCGGACGCCGTCACCGCCAGCTGCGCCGTACCCGCGGTCTGGCCGGTTGCCACCATCGACGGCCAGGACTGGATCGACGGCGGGGTCTACTCCCCGGCCAACGCCCATCTGGCGGCCGGATGCGAGCGCGTCGTTGTCATCGCACCGACGGCCACCGGCAACAAGGTGATCGTCTCGCCCCGGTCGCAGGCCACCGACCTCGAAGCGAGGGGCGCCCGGGTCGCCGTCATCACCCCGGACGCGGCCGCCAGGAAGGCATTCGGCCGCAACCCCCTCGACCCGAGCCGCCGGGCGGCCGCCGCGCGAGCCGGACTCGCCCAGTCCGCGACGTACACCGAGAAGGTCGCCGCGGTTCTGAGCGGCTGA
- a CDS encoding MFS transporter, translated as MTPASVPPSRMRRPAWAGRNYSLLTAAAIITGLGTHGALIAAAFAVLESGGDGGDVGLVAAARTAPLVVFLLIGGAIADRLPRHRVMVAANALNCVSQAAFAWLVLAGDPKLWQMMVLTAACGTGQAFFNPAAEGMLMSSVSGEQASRAFALFRMSMHGAAIGGAALGGAMIAAMNPGWVLAVDAAAFAVAGALRAFLDVAHIPSRAPGGGLLSDLREGWQEFIGRPWLWSIVAQFSVVVAVVGAAESVYGPLVARDELGGARPWGFALAAFGVGTLCGALLMMRWKPRRLLLAGTLCVFPLALPSAALAVPLPVAGLSAVMFVSGIAIEVFGVSWMTAMHQEIPEEKLSRVSAYDWFGSVAMLPLSTAVAGPVEDLVGRGQALWGCAVLIVLVTGAVLFVPDVRNLTRRTAATVPVAAGPSAAAGKAPSADGEGAVGRLG; from the coding sequence GTGACTCCTGCTTCCGTTCCCCCGTCCCGAATGCGCCGCCCCGCCTGGGCCGGGCGCAACTACAGTCTGCTGACCGCCGCCGCGATCATCACGGGCCTGGGGACCCATGGCGCGTTGATCGCGGCGGCGTTCGCCGTGCTGGAGTCGGGCGGTGACGGCGGCGACGTCGGCCTGGTGGCCGCTGCCCGTACCGCGCCCCTGGTCGTGTTCCTGCTCATCGGCGGCGCCATCGCCGACCGATTGCCGCGCCACCGGGTGATGGTCGCGGCGAACGCCCTCAACTGCGTCTCGCAGGCCGCCTTCGCCTGGTTGGTCCTGGCCGGCGATCCGAAGCTGTGGCAGATGATGGTGCTCACCGCGGCGTGCGGCACCGGGCAGGCGTTCTTCAACCCGGCGGCCGAGGGCATGCTGATGTCCAGCGTCAGCGGCGAGCAGGCCAGCCGCGCTTTTGCTCTCTTCCGGATGTCGATGCACGGCGCCGCCATCGGTGGTGCGGCGCTCGGTGGCGCCATGATCGCGGCGATGAACCCGGGCTGGGTGCTGGCCGTCGACGCCGCGGCGTTCGCGGTGGCCGGGGCGCTGCGCGCCTTCCTCGATGTCGCTCACATCCCGTCGCGCGCACCGGGCGGCGGGCTGCTCTCGGATCTGCGCGAAGGCTGGCAGGAGTTCATCGGCCGCCCCTGGCTGTGGTCCATCGTGGCGCAGTTCTCCGTGGTGGTGGCGGTGGTCGGGGCCGCCGAGTCGGTGTACGGGCCGCTGGTCGCCAGGGACGAGCTCGGCGGCGCCCGCCCCTGGGGTTTCGCGCTCGCCGCATTCGGGGTCGGCACGTTGTGCGGGGCGTTGCTGATGATGCGCTGGAAGCCCCGGCGGCTGCTGCTCGCCGGGACGCTCTGCGTCTTCCCGCTGGCTCTGCCGTCGGCGGCGCTCGCGGTGCCGCTGCCGGTGGCCGGGCTCAGCGCGGTGATGTTCGTCAGCGGCATCGCCATCGAGGTGTTCGGGGTCTCCTGGATGACGGCCATGCACCAGGAGATCCCGGAGGAGAAACTGTCGCGCGTCTCGGCGTACGACTGGTTCGGATCGGTGGCGATGCTGCCGCTGTCCACCGCGGTCGCCGGTCCGGTGGAGGACCTGGTCGGACGAGGCCAGGCGCTCTGGGGCTGCGCCGTGCTGATCGTGCTGGTCACGGGGGCCGTGCTGTTCGTACCCGACGTACGCAACCTCACCCGCCGGACGGCCGCCACCGTGCCGGTGGCCGCGGGGCCGTCCGCCGCGGCCGGGAAGGCACCGTCAGCCGATGGTGAAGGCGCCGTCGGGCGGCTCGGGTGA
- a CDS encoding TVP38/TMEM64 family protein: protein MLDPLPDARSATGLAVRCSRALRSPWSRFSLLVVLLLAAAAAMLLLEPQRLLATGWPTRLSSGGTAVALFGVAYGVCTVAFVPRPLLNLAAGALFGSQAGLAAALAGTVLGAGISFGLGRVLGQDALRTLLRGRWLKAADGQLSRHGFRSMLALRLFPGVPFAAANYCAAVSRMGYPPFLMATGIGSVPNTAAYVVAGSEASSPTSPAFLAAMGFIVLTGIGAAVVAWRKRHRLGAK from the coding sequence ATGCTCGACCCCCTCCCCGACGCGCGGTCCGCCACCGGCCTGGCCGTGCGCTGTTCGAGGGCGCTGCGCTCGCCCTGGTCCCGGTTCTCGCTGCTCGTGGTGTTGCTGCTGGCCGCTGCGGCAGCGATGCTGCTGCTCGAACCGCAGCGGTTGCTGGCCACCGGCTGGCCGACCCGGTTGAGCAGCGGCGGCACTGCGGTTGCGCTGTTCGGCGTCGCGTACGGGGTGTGCACCGTGGCATTCGTGCCGCGGCCGCTGCTCAATCTGGCCGCGGGGGCGCTCTTCGGTTCGCAGGCCGGTCTGGCCGCCGCGCTGGCGGGCACCGTGCTGGGCGCGGGCATCTCGTTCGGCCTGGGCAGGGTGCTGGGGCAGGACGCGCTCCGTACGCTGCTGCGCGGGCGCTGGCTGAAGGCGGCGGACGGGCAGTTGAGCCGGCACGGCTTCCGTTCGATGCTGGCACTGCGGCTCTTCCCTGGCGTGCCGTTCGCGGCTGCCAACTACTGCGCCGCGGTGTCGCGGATGGGGTATCCGCCGTTCCTGATGGCCACCGGGATCGGTTCCGTCCCGAACACCGCCGCATACGTCGTCGCGGGCAGCGAGGCCTCGTCGCCGACGTCGCCCGCGTTCCTGGCCGCGATGGGCTTCATCGTGCTGACCGGGATCGGCGCGGCCGTCGTGGCCTGGCGCAAGCGGCACCGTCTCGGCGCGAAATGA
- a CDS encoding undecaprenyl-diphosphate phosphatase encodes MSWFESFVLGLVQGLTEFLPISSSAHLRLTAAFAGWHDPGAAFTAITQIGTEAAVLIYFRKDIARIVSAWFRSLTNRSMRSNHDAQMGWLVIVGSIPIGVLGVTFKDQIEGPFRDLRLIATTLIVMGIVLGIADRLAARDETGGKHRAIKERKSLKELGVKDGLIFGFCQAMALIPGVSRSGATISGGLLMGYTREAAARYSFLLAIPAVLASGVFELKDAGEGHVSWGPTIFATFIAFGVGYAVIAWFMKFITTKSFMPFVIYRVLLGALLFALVGAGVLSPHAGESAG; translated from the coding sequence ATGAGCTGGTTCGAATCGTTCGTCCTGGGCCTCGTTCAGGGACTGACCGAGTTCCTGCCGATCTCCTCCAGCGCGCACCTGCGGCTGACCGCTGCGTTCGCCGGCTGGCACGACCCGGGTGCGGCGTTCACCGCCATCACCCAGATCGGCACGGAGGCGGCCGTCCTCATCTACTTCCGCAAGGACATCGCGCGGATCGTCTCGGCCTGGTTCCGCTCGCTGACCAACCGGTCGATGCGCAGCAACCACGACGCCCAGATGGGCTGGCTGGTCATCGTCGGCTCCATCCCGATCGGCGTCCTCGGCGTGACCTTCAAGGATCAGATCGAAGGCCCCTTCCGCGACCTGCGGCTCATCGCCACCACCCTGATCGTCATGGGCATCGTCCTCGGCATCGCCGACCGTCTCGCAGCCCGGGACGAGACCGGCGGCAAGCACCGGGCCATCAAGGAGCGGAAGTCCCTCAAGGAGCTGGGTGTCAAGGACGGTCTGATCTTCGGCTTCTGCCAGGCGATGGCCCTGATCCCGGGTGTCTCCCGCTCGGGCGCCACGATCAGCGGTGGTCTGCTGATGGGCTACACCCGCGAGGCGGCGGCCCGCTACTCGTTCCTGCTCGCGATCCCCGCGGTGCTCGCCTCGGGCGTCTTCGAGCTGAAGGACGCGGGCGAGGGGCACGTGTCGTGGGGGCCGACGATCTTCGCGACGTTCATCGCCTTCGGCGTGGGGTACGCCGTCATCGCGTGGTTCATGAAGTTCATCACGACCAAGAGCTTCATGCCGTTCGTCATCTACCGGGTGCTGCTGGGCGCGCTGCTGTTCGCCCTGGTGGGGGCAGGTGTATTGAGCCCGCACGCGGGTGAGTCGGCGGGCTGA
- a CDS encoding spermidine synthase, translating to MNEPIPVIRDVDQGTARLLPDVDRDRAWLLTVDGAPQSYVDLDDPAHVEFEYARRLAHVLDCAGEPDAPLDVLHLGGGALTLPRYVVATRPGSRQIVAEADRGLLDLVTEQLPVPDGSGVTVHARDARGLLEETPAASVDVLIADVFGGSRVPAHLTSVEYARAAGRALRDDGLYAANLADSSPFGFLRSQLANFAAVFDELAVIAEPAVLRGRRFGNVVLVASRSPFDIATLARRCAADAFPARVEHGVALDRLIGAARPVGDADAVPSPEPPDGAFTIG from the coding sequence GTGAACGAGCCGATACCTGTGATCCGGGACGTGGATCAGGGCACCGCCAGACTGCTTCCCGATGTGGACCGGGACCGGGCCTGGCTGCTCACCGTCGACGGCGCACCCCAGTCGTACGTCGACCTCGACGATCCGGCCCATGTGGAGTTCGAGTACGCGCGACGGCTCGCCCATGTCCTGGACTGCGCCGGGGAGCCGGACGCGCCCCTCGACGTACTCCATCTCGGCGGCGGCGCACTCACCTTGCCGCGCTATGTCGTCGCGACCCGACCGGGCTCCCGGCAGATCGTCGCCGAAGCCGACCGTGGCCTTCTCGACCTCGTCACCGAGCAGCTGCCGGTCCCCGACGGCAGTGGGGTCACCGTGCACGCCAGGGATGCCCGCGGTCTGCTGGAGGAGACACCGGCCGCATCCGTGGACGTGCTGATCGCGGATGTCTTCGGTGGCTCACGGGTGCCCGCGCACCTCACCTCGGTCGAGTATGCGAGGGCGGCCGGGCGGGCGCTGCGGGACGACGGCCTCTATGCCGCCAACCTCGCCGACAGCTCGCCCTTCGGCTTCCTCCGGTCGCAGCTCGCCAACTTCGCGGCCGTCTTCGACGAGCTCGCTGTGATCGCCGAACCGGCGGTGCTGCGCGGCAGGCGCTTCGGGAATGTCGTCCTGGTGGCCTCCCGCAGTCCCTTCGACATCGCGACCCTGGCCCGCCGCTGCGCGGCCGACGCCTTTCCGGCCCGGGTCGAGCACGGCGTTGCGCTGGACCGGCTCATCGGCGCGGCCCGGCCGGTCGGGGACGCGGACGCGGTGCCGTCACCCGAGCCGCCCGACGGCGCCTTCACCATCGGCTGA
- a CDS encoding DUF4442 domain-containing protein, producing the protein MTVGDMLVATVPMARTLNLEFLETTAERAVVRMPDQADYHNHVGGPHAGAMFTLAESASGAIVIAAFGDQMSRAVPLAVKAEIGYKKLAMGVVTATATLGRPVADVVAELDEGKRPEFPVTIEIQRADGAVTGEMTVVWTLRPNA; encoded by the coding sequence ATGACAGTCGGAGACATGCTCGTCGCCACCGTTCCGATGGCCAGGACCCTCAATCTGGAGTTCCTCGAGACGACCGCGGAGCGTGCGGTCGTCCGCATGCCCGACCAGGCGGACTATCACAACCACGTCGGCGGGCCGCATGCCGGAGCGATGTTCACGCTCGCCGAGTCGGCGAGCGGTGCGATCGTCATCGCCGCCTTCGGCGACCAGATGTCGCGCGCCGTACCCCTCGCCGTGAAGGCGGAGATCGGCTACAAGAAGCTGGCGATGGGCGTCGTCACCGCGACCGCGACCCTGGGTCGGCCGGTGGCGGACGTCGTCGCCGAACTCGACGAGGGCAAGCGTCCCGAATTCCCCGTCACCATCGAGATCCAGCGCGCGGACGGCGCGGTGACCGGTGAGATGACCGTCGTCTGGACACTCCGCCCGAACGCCTGA
- the tuf gene encoding elongation factor Tu: protein MPKTAYVRTKPHLNIGTMGHVDHGKTTLTAAITKVLSDRAGSSTSYVSFDRIDRAPEEAQRGITINIAHVEYETDTRHYAHVDMPGHADYVKNMVTGAAQLDGAILVVSAVDGIMPQTAEHVLLARQVGVDHIVVALNKADAGDPELTDLVELEVRELLSAHGYGGDGVPVVRVSGLKALAGDPRWTASVEALLDAVDTYVPMPVRYTDAPFLLPVENVLTITGRGTVVTGAVERGTVRVGDRVSVLGADIETVVTGLETFGKPMESAQAGDNVALLVRGVERDRVRRGHVVAAPGSVTPCRRFTAQVYILSAREGGRTTPVATGYRPQFYIRTADVVGDIDLGEAAVARPGDTVTMTVELGRDTPLESGLGFAIREGGRTVGAGTVTALL from the coding sequence ATGCCCAAGACGGCATACGTGCGCACCAAGCCGCACCTCAACATCGGAACCATGGGCCACGTCGACCACGGCAAGACCACCCTGACGGCGGCCATCACCAAGGTCCTCAGCGACCGTGCCGGCAGCAGCACCTCGTACGTCTCGTTCGACCGGATCGACCGGGCGCCCGAGGAGGCGCAGCGCGGCATCACCATCAACATCGCGCACGTCGAGTACGAGACCGACACCCGCCACTACGCGCACGTCGACATGCCCGGCCATGCCGACTACGTCAAGAACATGGTCACCGGCGCCGCGCAGCTCGACGGGGCGATCCTCGTCGTGTCCGCGGTCGACGGGATCATGCCGCAGACCGCCGAGCACGTCCTGCTCGCCCGTCAGGTCGGCGTCGACCACATCGTCGTCGCCCTCAACAAGGCCGACGCGGGCGACCCCGAGCTGACCGACCTGGTCGAGCTGGAAGTCCGCGAGCTGCTCTCCGCGCACGGCTACGGTGGCGACGGCGTCCCCGTCGTCCGGGTGTCGGGTCTGAAGGCGCTGGCGGGCGACCCGCGCTGGACCGCGTCGGTCGAGGCGCTGCTGGACGCAGTCGACACGTACGTACCGATGCCGGTGCGCTACACCGACGCGCCGTTCCTGCTGCCCGTGGAGAACGTCCTGACCATCACCGGCCGGGGCACGGTCGTCACCGGGGCCGTCGAGCGCGGCACCGTCCGCGTCGGCGACCGGGTGTCCGTGCTCGGGGCGGACATCGAGACGGTCGTCACCGGTCTGGAGACCTTCGGGAAGCCGATGGAATCCGCGCAGGCCGGCGACAACGTGGCGCTGCTCGTGCGCGGGGTGGAGCGTGACCGGGTCCGCCGCGGCCATGTGGTGGCGGCGCCCGGCAGCGTGACGCCCTGCCGTCGCTTCACCGCGCAGGTGTACATCCTGTCGGCGCGGGAAGGCGGCCGGACCACACCGGTGGCCACCGGCTACCGGCCGCAGTTCTACATCCGTACCGCGGACGTGGTCGGCGACATCGACCTCGGCGAAGCGGCAGTGGCTCGTCCCGGCGACACGGTCACCATGACCGTCGAGCTGGGCCGTGACACACCGCTGGAGTCCGGCCTCGGCTTCGCGATCCGGGAGGGCGGCCGCACGGTCGGCGCGGGCACCGTGACCGCCCTGCTCTGA